AAAAAGAACTGTGTATGAATTGGCAATTATTATTGTGTGTTTATTGTTAGTCGTAACAATGTTTCATATAATGAATGTTTCTTCAGAATGGTTCAATACTCCTGAAGAAGCATGGAAAACAATAGAGTCTTATAATCAGAAAGATTTTGAACCAATTTGTAAAATAGAAGGAAGTAATATTTGTGTATTTGTAGAACGTAGTAAAGAAGATGGATTTGGTATTGACACATATATATCTGTCAAACAAGATAATAAATGGCGGCAAATGAGTGGAAAAGATAAAATAATAGAAAAATATTCTAATGGATTACAATGCACTGTTTGCTACTCGGAGGATTGTCAAGAAGCAATTGTCGTAGTAAGTCCTCTTGAATCGACAGAAAAACAATCTCAATCCAGCATTATTGTAGATTCTCAGAATTCTACATTTTCGGAGAGAAAGATACAAAGAACAGATGGTACATATTATTATCAATATGAAACTATTTTAGCATCTATTGATGAAAATTACTGGATTGAAATTAACGGTGAAAAAATAAAACCTTAAACGGCCAGAAATTGAAAGGCATTGATAAGATAAAGTCTGCTCCATCGGTCTTTCCAACTTTGAATCGGAGCGTTTGGAACTGCCGTGGTGGTATTGATAACGAGGGAGTGAGATATATGGAGCAATTACTGATTGTTGAAGATGATATCGGTTTGAATCAAGGCTTATGCAAAGCGCTGAAAGCAGATGCTCGGCAGATCATTTCCTGCCAAGACCTAAAAACGGCGAAGGAACAGCTGCTTTGCGGTAGTGTGTCTCTGATTCTTTTAGACATAAATCTACCGGATGGCAATGGGCTTGAGCTGCTCCGAGAGGTCAAGGAAAACATGCCCGAAGTTCCTGTTATTCTGCTGACTGCCAACGATACAGATATGGATATTGTAGATGGATTGGAACGAGGCGCTGATGATTACATTACCAAGCCCTTTTCTCTTTCGGTTTTGCGGGCAAGGGTGAATACCCAACTGCGAAAGCAAGCGTCAAGCCATAAAAATGCGCCGATCTGTATTGATCTTTTTCACTTTGACTTTGAGACTATGACCTTTTATGTGGGAGATTCAAAAGTGGAATTGAGTAAAACAGAACAAAAATTACTGCGTCTGCTTGTTGAAAATCGTGGTCGAACCATGACCCGCGGAGACCTTGTAGACCGAATCTGGACAGATGGCGCAGAATATGTGGATGAAAATGCTTTGTCTGTTACGATCAAGCGTCTGAGGGATAAGCTTGGTGCACAGAAATACATTAAAACCGTCTATGGAATCGGTTATAGCTGGGTGATAAAAGATGAATAAAACCGGCATTGTGATCCTGCTGCTGTGTTTTCTGGCGGCGGCAGCTGTTGTATTATGGGAGCGGAGAAAGGTCAGAAAAACGATGGAAGAAATCGAAAGGATGCTGGACGCTGCCATGACCGGCTCCTTTTCTGAAACCACTTTTGATGAAAGCCAGCTGTCTGCTTTGGAAACAAAGTTTGCACACTATCTTTCTGCCGCAGAAGCATCTTCTCAAAATATAGCGCAAGAAAAAGATAAAATCAAATCCTTGATTGCGGACATCTCCCACCAGACAAAAACGCCAATTGCAAACCTGCTGTTATACAGTGAGCTTTTGATGGAGGAAACTCTGCCTGCATCGGCGAAGGCAAATGTGGAGGCGCTGTACAAACAATCGGAAAAGCTGCGATTTTTGATCGATTCTCTCGTAAAGCTTTCCAGACTGGAAAACGGGATCATTTCACTCGCCCCTCAGCAAGCAGCGCTGCAGCCGCTGCTTGAAAGCGTAATAGAACAATATACCGCCAAGGCTTCTGAAAAAGGATTGTCTTTGCAACTGCAGGATACCGATGCTTTTGCTGTATTCGACTTCAAATGGACAGCGGAAGCGCTGGCTAATATCGTAGACAACGCCATCAAATATACGGAGCATGGCACCATTACTATTTCTGCTGTAAGCTATGAAATGTTTGCAAGGATTGATATATCGGATACTGGCACAGGCATTTCGGAAAGTGAGCAAGCGAAGATATTTGCTCGCTTTTACCGCTCAAATAGTGTGCAGAAACAAGAAGGTGTGGGCATCGGCTTATACCTTGCCCGACAGATCATATCTGGCGAGGGCGGTTATATCAAGGTTGCTTCCGTTCCGGAAAAAGGAAGTACGTTTTCCATATTTCTGCCGAAATAACAACAATTCTATCAAAATTGTTAGATTTCATCTCCCGCCGGAAAGAATGCGGAAAGAATCTTATGCGATAATCTGTATGTATCAAAGGATCATTTTCTTTCATACATACAGATTTTTTCATGGAGGTACTCATTTATGGAGGTTTTACAGGCAAAAGACCTGAAAAAGATTTATGGCTCCGGCAATAACGCAGTTCATGCGTTGGATGGAGTTGATTTAAATGTGAAGAAGGGCGAATTTGTTGCAATTGTCGGCACATCCGGCTCCGGTAAGTCTACCCTGCTGCACATGCTGGGCGGGCTGGATCGCCCTACAAGCGGCACGGTCATAGTGGATGGACAGGATATTTTCTCCCTGAAGGAGGAAGCGCTGACCATTTTCCGCCGCAGGAAAATTGGCTTTGTATTTCAGAGCTACAATCTTGTTCCGGTGCTGAATGTATATGAAAATATCATTCTACCCACTGAACTGGATGGTGGAAAGGTAAACAAGGCTTTTGTGCAGCAGATCGTGCAGACGCTTGGACTGAGCGACCGTCTGGATGCGCTGCCCAATCAGCTCTCAGGCGGTCAACAGCAGCGAGTAGCCATTGCCCGTGCGCTGGCGGCAGCACCCGCTATCATTCTGGCAGATGAACCCACCGGCAATCTGGATTCCAAAACCAGCCAGGATGTATTGAGCCTTTTGAAAGTCACCAGTCAAAAGTTCGCCCAGACAATCGTAATGATCACTCACAACGAAGAAATTGCGCAAATGGCAGACCGCATTATCCGTATCGAAGATGGTCGGATCGTCTCCCAGAACTAACGGGAGGTGGCTACGATGAATGTCAAAAACAGAAAATGTATTCGAAAGCTCAGCTTAAAATCTCTTTATGCGAACCGTCGCCGCAATCTGATCGCCATTTTTGCCATTGCGCTGACAACGCTGCTATTTACTTCCATGTTCACCATTGTCTTGTCGTTGAACGCCAGTTATGAAACCTACCAGTTTCGGCAGGTAGGCGGCTATGCACACGGCACCTTTAAGGATGTTTCCCCCGAGCAGGCGGAACGCATCGCTGACCACCCAAAGGTGAAGGCTACGGGGGCACGGAAGGTAATCGGTATCACTGCGGAGGGGGTCTTTGCCAAAATACCGGCAGAGATCAGCTACATGGATGCCAACTGCACTAAATGGAGCTATGCCACCCCCTACTACCGGACGGATGCCCGAAAGCGGCAAAGAAGTTGCCATGGATACGGCAGCGTTGCAGCTGCTTGGCGTAACGCCGGAACTGGGCGCCGAGGTCACGGTTTCCTATTCCATCACGGACAAAGATCAAACCGCCTTTACTGTAACAGATACCTTTACGCTGGTAGGCTATTGGGACTATGATGAACTAATGCCTGTTCACTACATCAACATCAGCCGTGATTACGCAGATAACATCGAAGCGCAGGCAGTGAAAACAGGGTTACAGCCTTTCCGCACCGATTTGAATGTCATGCTGGCCTCCAGCACAAACATTCAAGGGCAGATGGAGCAGGTGGATACCGATCTTGGCTACACATGGGACAGCTATACAGATCCCAATAGCGTCCGAATCGGCGTCAATTGGGGATATACCTCATCCCAGCTGGAGTCACAGCTCGATCCAGAGCTGATGGTCGCCATATCAGCTTTTTTGCTGCTGGTGATTTTCACCGGGTATCTTATCATCTATAACATTTTCCAGATCTCTGTTGCGGGGGATATCCGGTTTTACGGACTTCTGAAAACCATTGGCACAACGCCTCGGCAGCTCAAACGTATCATTCGCCAGCAGGCACTTCTGCTTTGTCTGATCGGCATTCCGGCAGGACTGTTGCTGGGCTACGGCATCGGCGCTGTTCTGGTGCCTGTTGTCTTGCGCTCCACCCAGTTGGATGCGGGCATCACCACCATCAGCACCTCGCCTGTGATCTTCCTTGGTTCCATGCTGTTTGCCCTGTTGACGGTGCTCTTGTCCTGCTCCAAGCCCGGAAAAATGGCAGCCAGGGTTTCTCCGGTGGAGGCTGCCAAATATACGGATGCGATGCA
The sequence above is a segment of the Butyricicoccus intestinisimiae genome. Coding sequences within it:
- a CDS encoding sensor histidine kinase, with amino-acid sequence MNKTGIVILLLCFLAAAAVVLWERRKVRKTMEEIERMLDAAMTGSFSETTFDESQLSALETKFAHYLSAAEASSQNIAQEKDKIKSLIADISHQTKTPIANLLLYSELLMEETLPASAKANVEALYKQSEKLRFLIDSLVKLSRLENGIISLAPQQAALQPLLESVIEQYTAKASEKGLSLQLQDTDAFAVFDFKWTAEALANIVDNAIKYTEHGTITISAVSYEMFARIDISDTGTGISESEQAKIFARFYRSNSVQKQEGVGIGLYLARQIISGEGGYIKVASVPEKGSTFSIFLPK
- a CDS encoding ABC transporter ATP-binding protein; amino-acid sequence: MEVLQAKDLKKIYGSGNNAVHALDGVDLNVKKGEFVAIVGTSGSGKSTLLHMLGGLDRPTSGTVIVDGQDIFSLKEEALTIFRRRKIGFVFQSYNLVPVLNVYENIILPTELDGGKVNKAFVQQIVQTLGLSDRLDALPNQLSGGQQQRVAIARALAAAPAIILADEPTGNLDSKTSQDVLSLLKVTSQKFAQTIVMITHNEEIAQMADRIIRIEDGRIVSQN
- a CDS encoding cell division FtsX domain-containing protein: MNVKNRKCIRKLSLKSLYANRRRNLIAIFAIALTTLLFTSMFTIVLSLNASYETYQFRQVGGYAHGTFKDVSPEQAERIADHPKVKATGARKVIGITAEGVFAKIPAEISYMDANCTKWSYATPYYRTDARKRQRSCHGYGSVAAAWRNAGTGRRGHGFLFHHGQRSNRLYCNRYLYAGRLLGL
- a CDS encoding response regulator transcription factor, with the translated sequence MEQLLIVEDDIGLNQGLCKALKADARQIISCQDLKTAKEQLLCGSVSLILLDINLPDGNGLELLREVKENMPEVPVILLTANDTDMDIVDGLERGADDYITKPFSLSVLRARVNTQLRKQASSHKNAPICIDLFHFDFETMTFYVGDSKVELSKTEQKLLRLLVENRGRTMTRGDLVDRIWTDGAEYVDENALSVTIKRLRDKLGAQKYIKTVYGIGYSWVIKDE